A portion of the Glycine max cultivar Williams 82 chromosome 10, Glycine_max_v4.0, whole genome shotgun sequence genome contains these proteins:
- the LOC100804833 gene encoding nuclear pore complex protein NUP1 isoform X1, translating into MAPAREENPYEGGGGGGGGFGKFRKRPFRRSQTTPYDRPPTALRNPNQSNGWFSKLVDPAQRLIASSANKLFASVFRKRLPPPQEAVQEVRDHHQETALIEEQIANESSGKQVVGETSVQINCSDGDGLTELEKLLKQKTFTRSEIEHLTELMRSRTVGSSVAEEGMSTEVVPSDPVFPCEQKGEYPKTPGPENGIENQLVSTPYVTKTTSTVSVDDVASPAELAKAYMGSRPSKLSPSMLGLRSSPREDPFLLKNQHVAQKSPIKSIVPKATTLTRVHENGLVTPRSHGRSAIYSMARTPYARVYPGSMLKGAGVAVEGEPSSSACHAIDHDMLSGSKQGVLKRGSSLLGNDIGSFGPIRRIRHKSNLLSAKSLTLPHSGNALAIDRSRVGIDAAQQPSSSMQKPNLLVEAKHRHTNLSAENVDDTMPSSNIPPLPSKSSEMASKILLHLDKLVSPKEKSPTKMSSSMLRGQALRSMETVDSSKFLDNIRDNGLDGSHGNLSAGAQKLKSKIDETESGPSKFVAPTDVLVSVDANTTAPKKQDISIFKSGDSSGTKPVSHPPQKKRAFHMSAPEDYLELDDDAHPNGAVSPFSTSGKETTVSTAVADKTTSGIGTAVLEKPPCSSVLMPSKSFTIDGKPQVRTADGSKVEKKVDVPTSITSSVSDPIFKPISEASNTSLGFNKSTTPNGSVANPPLFNFGNKVVPSMELTAADAPSKYSTKSGPLFGLEKVPLSKEPGADAPLVNSGFNKNGGNVLQVPVTFSSSVGESAVFKFGSSDSKPISSISSTTVPGAVDSMPKALDSDNAGAKTNIIAGFSARLSEPAVSSVASMPSLTSPANLFTFGNNSNQNNGPAASSPTFSSPFPPLTNNFTGQNIFSSSSLAASNSSVSAYVASTSMGMTTSTPAVVAASNSSSSTQVSSSSPTTSFFKFGSTPSAPTSLPVSSSGSEPLENKSGTGIGMFGSSSAAIGSTGSGIFGFSTPAMTTGSSQSLGSVFGTTSGSGTSGFATSSESQSVAFGSSASAPLSGLTGSAAFSSGSSLFSSSSSATNIFNAGTTSGKSTPAASSEANPVSSSGGTSSSVFGLSSWQPSKSPLGSSFSSSSSPSSGFSFGSSFSSLSSSTPGFSFGGTSTSSVTSSSSPMMFGSSAVASTPQFSFTSATATTNTQPAFGSSSPSPGFTFGGSAPAPVNNDQMSMEDSMAEDTVQATPPATPPATPIFGQQPAPLQSNFAFGASASTGASPFQFAGQQNIAPPQNPSPFQASGSLEFNAGGSFSLGTGGDDKSGRKYIKVRHNRSRKK; encoded by the exons atggCACCGGCACGTGAAGAGAACCCTTACGaaggcggcggcggcggcggcggcggttTCGGCAAGTTCCGAAAACGACCGTTCCGCAGAAGCCAAACGACGCCGTACGATCGCCCACCGACAGCGCTGCGAAACCCTAACCAAAGCAACGGTTGGTTCTCGAAGCTCGTCGATCCCGCGCAGAGGCTCATCGCTTCCAGCGCTAACAAACTCTTCGCCTCCGTTTTCCGCAAGCGCCTTCCTCCACCACaag AAGCAGTACAGGAAGTGAGGGACCATCACCAGGAAACAGCTCTGATT GAGGAACAGATTGCAAATGAATCCTCTGGCAAGCAAGTAGTAGGTGAAACTAGTGTCCAAATTAACTGTTCTGATGGAGATGGATTAACTGAACTTGAGAAACTATTAAAGCAGAAGACTTTCACCAG ATCAGAGATAGAGCATTTGACAGAACTTATGCGTTCAAGAACTGTGGGTTCATCTGTTGCAGAAGAAGGGATGAGCACAGAAGTGGTTCCATCAGATCCAGTTTTTCCTTGTGAACAAAAGGGAGAATATCCCAAAACTCCAGGACCAGAAAATGGGATTGAAAACCAGCTTGTTTCAACCCCATATGTTACTAAGACTACCTCCACT GTTTCTGTTGACGATGTTGCTTCCCCTGCGGAGCTTGCCAAGGCTTACATGGGTAGCAGGCCTTCAAAGTTATCGCCATCAATGTTAGGCTTGCGAAGTTCTCCCAGGGAGGATCCATTTCTACTAAAAAATCAACACGTTGCTCAGAAATCTCCTATTAAGTCAATTGTGCCAAAGGCTACTACCCTTACTAGGGTTCATGAAAATGGTTTAGTGACCCCAAGGTCTCATGGCAGATCAGCGATATATAGTATGGCTCGAACACCATATGCAAGAGTTTATCCAGGCTCTATGCTCAAG GGTGCTGGGGTGGCTGTTGAAGGTGAGCCGTCATCTTCAGCTTGCCATGCGATTGATCATGATATGCTTTCTGGATCCAAGCAAGGG GTATTAAAACGTGGAAGTTCTCTATTAGGTAATGATATAGGATCCTTTGGTCCAATACGCCGAATCCGTCACAAGTCTAATCTTCTATCTGCTAAAAGCCTTACCTTACCTCATTCGGGAAATGCTCTAGCTATAGATAGGAGTAGAGTTGGCATTGATGCTGCTCAGCAACCTTCATCTTCCATGCAGAAGCCTAATCTGTTGGTTGAAGCTAAGCATAGGCATACAAATCTGTCTGCAGAAAATGTAGATGATACCATGCCTAGTTCCAACATTCCTCCTTTACCCTCAAAATCCAGTGAGATGGCCTCAAAAATACTTCTGCATCTTGATAAGTTGGTTTCCCCTAAAGAAAAATCTCCAACAAAGATGTCGTCATCCATGTTACGAGGACAGGCTCTTCGAAGTATGGAGACAGTAGATTCATCAAAATTCCTGGATAACATACGGGATAATGGATTGGATGGCTCACATGGAAATTTGTCTGCTGGTGCTCAAAAGTTAAAATCGAAGATAGATGAAACTGAGAGTGGTCCGTCGAAATTTGTTGCTCCTACTGATGTATTAGTTTCTGTCGATGCAAATACTACAGCCCCAAAGAAGCAAgatatatctatttttaaatCTGGAGATTCCTCTGGAACAAAACCTGTTTCTCATCCTCCACAAAAGAAGAGGGCATTCCATATGAGTGCACCCGAG GATTATTTGGAGCTGGATGATGATGCCCATCCTAATGGAGCTGTGTCTCCTTTCTCTACTTCTGGGAAAGAAACAACCGTCTCCACTGCTGTGGCTGATAAAACTACCTCTGGTATTGGAACAGCTGTACTGGAGAAGCCCCCATGTTCATCTGTGCTAATGCCATCCAAAAGTTTTACAATAGATGGTAAACCTCAAGTTAGGACAGCTGATGGGTCCAAAGTTGAAAAGAAGGTTGATGTACCAACCTCTATAACTTCATCTGTCTCTGATCCTATTTTTAAGCCAATTTCAGAAGCTTCTAACACAAGTTTAGGCTTTAACAAATCTACTACACCTAATGGATCAGTTGCTAATCCTCCCCTATTTAACTTTGGGAATAAAGTTGTTCCATCAATGGAGCTGACGGCTGCTGATGCTCCGTCAAAATACTCTACCAAGTCAGGTCCACTATTTGGTTTGGAGAAGGTTCCATTATCAAAAGAGCCAGGTGCTGATGCTCCTTTGGTTAAttctgggttcaacaaaaatggTGGCAATGTTTTACAAGTACCTGTTACTTTCTCTTCATCTGTTGGTGAATCTGCTGTTTTTAAATTTGGCTCTTCTGACTCAAAGCCGATAAGCTCAATCAG CTCAACTACTGTTCCTGGTGCTGTTGATTCAATGCCAAAAGCTCTTGATTCAGACAATGCTGGTGCTAAGACTAATATAATAGCTGGTTTCTCTGCTCGGTTATCTGAACCAGCTGTTTCTTCTGTGGCATCGATGCCATCGTTGACATCACCTGCAAATTTATTTACCTTTGGCAAcaattcaaatcaaaataatggACCTGCTGCTTCAAGCCCTACATTTTCCTCTCCATTTCCCCCTCTGACAAACAATTTTACAGGTCAGAATATATTCAGTAGCTCATCTCTTGCAGCAAGCAACAGCAGTGTTAGTGCATATGTAGCCTCCACTAGCATGGGCATGACAACTAGCACCCCTGCTGTAGTTGCCGCCAGCAATAGCAGTTCCTCCACCCAAGTCTCATCTTCATCTCCCACaacttcatttttcaaatttggaTCTACCCCTTCAGCACCAACAAGTTTACCTGTGTCATCTTCTGGCTCAGAACCACTGGAAAACAAGAGTGGCACAGGGATTGGCATGTTTGGAAGCTCTTCTGCTGCAATTGGAAGCACAGGGAGTGGCATTTTTGGGTTTAGTACCCCAGCAATGACAACTGGGAGTAGCCAGTCTCTGGGTTCTGTCTTTGGCACTACAAGTGGATCTGGTACTAGTGGTTTTGCCACTTCATCTGAGAGTCAGTCAGTGGCATTTGGTTCATCTGCATCAGCCCCATTGTCTGGGTTGACTGGGAGTGCAGCTTTTTCTTCAGGGAGttcattgttttcttcttcaagtTCTGCCACAAACATTTTCAATGCGGGTACAACTTCTGGGAAAAGTACCCCTGCTGCTTCCTCAGAAGCCAACCCTGTTAGCTCCAGTGGTGGCACAAGTTCTTCTGTGTTTGGGCTTTCAAGTTGGCAGCCCAGCAAGTCTCCATTGGGTTCTTCCTTTAGTTCATCATCTTCACCTTCCTCTGGGTTTTCTTTTGGTTCTTCTTTTAGTTCATTGTCTTCATCTACTCCTGGGTTTTCCTTTGGAGGAACATCCACATCTTCTGTTACTTCTTCCAGTTCCCCCATGATGTTTGGATCATCTGCTGTTGCATCAACTCCTCAGTTTTCATTCACTTCTGCTACAGCTACTACCAACACACAGCCTGCTTTTGGAAGTTCTAGTCCTAGTCCTGGCTTCACGTTTGGTGGTTCAGCTCCAGCTCCTGTTAATAATGATCAGATGAGCATGGAGGACAGTATGGCCGAGGACACAGTTCAAGCAACTCCACCCGCAACTCCACCCGCAACTCCCATATTTGGTCAACAACCTGCCCCACTTCAATCAAATTTTGCATTTGGAGCATCAGCTTCAACAGGAGCGAGTCCTTTCCAGTTCGCAGGACAACAGAACATTGCTCCTCCACAGAATCCATCTCCATTTCAGGCTTCTGGCAGTCTTGAGTTTAATGCTGGAGGGAGTTTCTCATTGGGCACTGGTGGGGATGACAAGTCTGGtcgaaaatatattaaagttaGGCATAATAGATCGCGGAAGAAGTAA
- the LOC100804833 gene encoding nuclear pore complex protein NUP1 isoform X2, with translation MAPAREENPYEGGGGGGGGFGKFRKRPFRRSQTTPYDRPPTALRNPNQSNGWFSKLVDPAQRLIASSANKLFASVFRKRLPPPQEAVQEVRDHHQETALIIANESSGKQVVGETSVQINCSDGDGLTELEKLLKQKTFTRSEIEHLTELMRSRTVGSSVAEEGMSTEVVPSDPVFPCEQKGEYPKTPGPENGIENQLVSTPYVTKTTSTVSVDDVASPAELAKAYMGSRPSKLSPSMLGLRSSPREDPFLLKNQHVAQKSPIKSIVPKATTLTRVHENGLVTPRSHGRSAIYSMARTPYARVYPGSMLKGAGVAVEGEPSSSACHAIDHDMLSGSKQGVLKRGSSLLGNDIGSFGPIRRIRHKSNLLSAKSLTLPHSGNALAIDRSRVGIDAAQQPSSSMQKPNLLVEAKHRHTNLSAENVDDTMPSSNIPPLPSKSSEMASKILLHLDKLVSPKEKSPTKMSSSMLRGQALRSMETVDSSKFLDNIRDNGLDGSHGNLSAGAQKLKSKIDETESGPSKFVAPTDVLVSVDANTTAPKKQDISIFKSGDSSGTKPVSHPPQKKRAFHMSAPEDYLELDDDAHPNGAVSPFSTSGKETTVSTAVADKTTSGIGTAVLEKPPCSSVLMPSKSFTIDGKPQVRTADGSKVEKKVDVPTSITSSVSDPIFKPISEASNTSLGFNKSTTPNGSVANPPLFNFGNKVVPSMELTAADAPSKYSTKSGPLFGLEKVPLSKEPGADAPLVNSGFNKNGGNVLQVPVTFSSSVGESAVFKFGSSDSKPISSISSTTVPGAVDSMPKALDSDNAGAKTNIIAGFSARLSEPAVSSVASMPSLTSPANLFTFGNNSNQNNGPAASSPTFSSPFPPLTNNFTGQNIFSSSSLAASNSSVSAYVASTSMGMTTSTPAVVAASNSSSSTQVSSSSPTTSFFKFGSTPSAPTSLPVSSSGSEPLENKSGTGIGMFGSSSAAIGSTGSGIFGFSTPAMTTGSSQSLGSVFGTTSGSGTSGFATSSESQSVAFGSSASAPLSGLTGSAAFSSGSSLFSSSSSATNIFNAGTTSGKSTPAASSEANPVSSSGGTSSSVFGLSSWQPSKSPLGSSFSSSSSPSSGFSFGSSFSSLSSSTPGFSFGGTSTSSVTSSSSPMMFGSSAVASTPQFSFTSATATTNTQPAFGSSSPSPGFTFGGSAPAPVNNDQMSMEDSMAEDTVQATPPATPPATPIFGQQPAPLQSNFAFGASASTGASPFQFAGQQNIAPPQNPSPFQASGSLEFNAGGSFSLGTGGDDKSGRKYIKVRHNRSRKK, from the exons atggCACCGGCACGTGAAGAGAACCCTTACGaaggcggcggcggcggcggcggcggttTCGGCAAGTTCCGAAAACGACCGTTCCGCAGAAGCCAAACGACGCCGTACGATCGCCCACCGACAGCGCTGCGAAACCCTAACCAAAGCAACGGTTGGTTCTCGAAGCTCGTCGATCCCGCGCAGAGGCTCATCGCTTCCAGCGCTAACAAACTCTTCGCCTCCGTTTTCCGCAAGCGCCTTCCTCCACCACaag AAGCAGTACAGGAAGTGAGGGACCATCACCAGGAAACAGCTCTGATT ATTGCAAATGAATCCTCTGGCAAGCAAGTAGTAGGTGAAACTAGTGTCCAAATTAACTGTTCTGATGGAGATGGATTAACTGAACTTGAGAAACTATTAAAGCAGAAGACTTTCACCAG ATCAGAGATAGAGCATTTGACAGAACTTATGCGTTCAAGAACTGTGGGTTCATCTGTTGCAGAAGAAGGGATGAGCACAGAAGTGGTTCCATCAGATCCAGTTTTTCCTTGTGAACAAAAGGGAGAATATCCCAAAACTCCAGGACCAGAAAATGGGATTGAAAACCAGCTTGTTTCAACCCCATATGTTACTAAGACTACCTCCACT GTTTCTGTTGACGATGTTGCTTCCCCTGCGGAGCTTGCCAAGGCTTACATGGGTAGCAGGCCTTCAAAGTTATCGCCATCAATGTTAGGCTTGCGAAGTTCTCCCAGGGAGGATCCATTTCTACTAAAAAATCAACACGTTGCTCAGAAATCTCCTATTAAGTCAATTGTGCCAAAGGCTACTACCCTTACTAGGGTTCATGAAAATGGTTTAGTGACCCCAAGGTCTCATGGCAGATCAGCGATATATAGTATGGCTCGAACACCATATGCAAGAGTTTATCCAGGCTCTATGCTCAAG GGTGCTGGGGTGGCTGTTGAAGGTGAGCCGTCATCTTCAGCTTGCCATGCGATTGATCATGATATGCTTTCTGGATCCAAGCAAGGG GTATTAAAACGTGGAAGTTCTCTATTAGGTAATGATATAGGATCCTTTGGTCCAATACGCCGAATCCGTCACAAGTCTAATCTTCTATCTGCTAAAAGCCTTACCTTACCTCATTCGGGAAATGCTCTAGCTATAGATAGGAGTAGAGTTGGCATTGATGCTGCTCAGCAACCTTCATCTTCCATGCAGAAGCCTAATCTGTTGGTTGAAGCTAAGCATAGGCATACAAATCTGTCTGCAGAAAATGTAGATGATACCATGCCTAGTTCCAACATTCCTCCTTTACCCTCAAAATCCAGTGAGATGGCCTCAAAAATACTTCTGCATCTTGATAAGTTGGTTTCCCCTAAAGAAAAATCTCCAACAAAGATGTCGTCATCCATGTTACGAGGACAGGCTCTTCGAAGTATGGAGACAGTAGATTCATCAAAATTCCTGGATAACATACGGGATAATGGATTGGATGGCTCACATGGAAATTTGTCTGCTGGTGCTCAAAAGTTAAAATCGAAGATAGATGAAACTGAGAGTGGTCCGTCGAAATTTGTTGCTCCTACTGATGTATTAGTTTCTGTCGATGCAAATACTACAGCCCCAAAGAAGCAAgatatatctatttttaaatCTGGAGATTCCTCTGGAACAAAACCTGTTTCTCATCCTCCACAAAAGAAGAGGGCATTCCATATGAGTGCACCCGAG GATTATTTGGAGCTGGATGATGATGCCCATCCTAATGGAGCTGTGTCTCCTTTCTCTACTTCTGGGAAAGAAACAACCGTCTCCACTGCTGTGGCTGATAAAACTACCTCTGGTATTGGAACAGCTGTACTGGAGAAGCCCCCATGTTCATCTGTGCTAATGCCATCCAAAAGTTTTACAATAGATGGTAAACCTCAAGTTAGGACAGCTGATGGGTCCAAAGTTGAAAAGAAGGTTGATGTACCAACCTCTATAACTTCATCTGTCTCTGATCCTATTTTTAAGCCAATTTCAGAAGCTTCTAACACAAGTTTAGGCTTTAACAAATCTACTACACCTAATGGATCAGTTGCTAATCCTCCCCTATTTAACTTTGGGAATAAAGTTGTTCCATCAATGGAGCTGACGGCTGCTGATGCTCCGTCAAAATACTCTACCAAGTCAGGTCCACTATTTGGTTTGGAGAAGGTTCCATTATCAAAAGAGCCAGGTGCTGATGCTCCTTTGGTTAAttctgggttcaacaaaaatggTGGCAATGTTTTACAAGTACCTGTTACTTTCTCTTCATCTGTTGGTGAATCTGCTGTTTTTAAATTTGGCTCTTCTGACTCAAAGCCGATAAGCTCAATCAG CTCAACTACTGTTCCTGGTGCTGTTGATTCAATGCCAAAAGCTCTTGATTCAGACAATGCTGGTGCTAAGACTAATATAATAGCTGGTTTCTCTGCTCGGTTATCTGAACCAGCTGTTTCTTCTGTGGCATCGATGCCATCGTTGACATCACCTGCAAATTTATTTACCTTTGGCAAcaattcaaatcaaaataatggACCTGCTGCTTCAAGCCCTACATTTTCCTCTCCATTTCCCCCTCTGACAAACAATTTTACAGGTCAGAATATATTCAGTAGCTCATCTCTTGCAGCAAGCAACAGCAGTGTTAGTGCATATGTAGCCTCCACTAGCATGGGCATGACAACTAGCACCCCTGCTGTAGTTGCCGCCAGCAATAGCAGTTCCTCCACCCAAGTCTCATCTTCATCTCCCACaacttcatttttcaaatttggaTCTACCCCTTCAGCACCAACAAGTTTACCTGTGTCATCTTCTGGCTCAGAACCACTGGAAAACAAGAGTGGCACAGGGATTGGCATGTTTGGAAGCTCTTCTGCTGCAATTGGAAGCACAGGGAGTGGCATTTTTGGGTTTAGTACCCCAGCAATGACAACTGGGAGTAGCCAGTCTCTGGGTTCTGTCTTTGGCACTACAAGTGGATCTGGTACTAGTGGTTTTGCCACTTCATCTGAGAGTCAGTCAGTGGCATTTGGTTCATCTGCATCAGCCCCATTGTCTGGGTTGACTGGGAGTGCAGCTTTTTCTTCAGGGAGttcattgttttcttcttcaagtTCTGCCACAAACATTTTCAATGCGGGTACAACTTCTGGGAAAAGTACCCCTGCTGCTTCCTCAGAAGCCAACCCTGTTAGCTCCAGTGGTGGCACAAGTTCTTCTGTGTTTGGGCTTTCAAGTTGGCAGCCCAGCAAGTCTCCATTGGGTTCTTCCTTTAGTTCATCATCTTCACCTTCCTCTGGGTTTTCTTTTGGTTCTTCTTTTAGTTCATTGTCTTCATCTACTCCTGGGTTTTCCTTTGGAGGAACATCCACATCTTCTGTTACTTCTTCCAGTTCCCCCATGATGTTTGGATCATCTGCTGTTGCATCAACTCCTCAGTTTTCATTCACTTCTGCTACAGCTACTACCAACACACAGCCTGCTTTTGGAAGTTCTAGTCCTAGTCCTGGCTTCACGTTTGGTGGTTCAGCTCCAGCTCCTGTTAATAATGATCAGATGAGCATGGAGGACAGTATGGCCGAGGACACAGTTCAAGCAACTCCACCCGCAACTCCACCCGCAACTCCCATATTTGGTCAACAACCTGCCCCACTTCAATCAAATTTTGCATTTGGAGCATCAGCTTCAACAGGAGCGAGTCCTTTCCAGTTCGCAGGACAACAGAACATTGCTCCTCCACAGAATCCATCTCCATTTCAGGCTTCTGGCAGTCTTGAGTTTAATGCTGGAGGGAGTTTCTCATTGGGCACTGGTGGGGATGACAAGTCTGGtcgaaaatatattaaagttaGGCATAATAGATCGCGGAAGAAGTAA